One genomic region from Candidatus Nomurabacteria bacterium encodes:
- a CDS encoding prepilin-type N-terminal cleavage/methylation domain-containing protein, whose product MTSLNKKQRGFTIVELLIVIVVIGILAALVITTYSGIQQKGRDTERQTDIKAIHGQLEAYYAQNGHYPTLANVNDSTFRGANMKGLDADALQDPKGSAQTLVATATANSYSYAVTPAGCDNGANGECTAYTLTATLEGTIDGSGTYSKTSLNN is encoded by the coding sequence ATGACTTCACTAAATAAAAAACAACGTGGTTTCACTATCGTGGAGCTCTTAATCGTTATTGTCGTTATTGGAATTTTGGCGGCATTAGTTATAACAACATATAGCGGTATTCAACAAAAAGGTCGTGACACTGAACGACAAACGGATATTAAAGCAATCCATGGCCAGCTAGAGGCATACTATGCTCAGAATGGACACTATCCTACGTTAGCTAATGTGAATGATTCTACATTTAGAGGAGCGAATATGAAGGGGCTTGATGCCGATGCCCTACAAGACCCTAAAGGCTCGGCACAAACGCTTGTTGCGACTGCTACAGCTAACTCATATTCATACGCTGTTACACCTGCTGGATGCGACAACGGAGCTAATGGTGAATGTACAGCATATACATTAACTGCAACATTAGAAGGCACAATTGACGGAAGTGGTACCTACTCTAAAACTAGCCTAAATAATTAG
- a CDS encoding type II secretion system F family protein, which yields MEEFTYTATKDGKTITGTVSGNSKEAVINSLKKQSLHPIIVKKKKSKNGFNIKLGQKVGLKDLAVFTRQLSTMVSAGVPLSRALATLQAQASNKYFKDVIGDIGKNVEGGLPLSDGFAKYPNIFSEVYVSMVRAGEAGGILEDILKRLASQIERDSSMRKKIKSAMTYPVVILVVTVISFFGIMILIIPKISKILTDLGGEDAELPIYTRAMLSISDFVRTQAPLIIIVSIICVIIVRRYIKTPKGKYKFHALLLRLPIINTIIIKVAIARFARTFASLMSAGVGVLDALEVTGAAIGNKVFQRELEEASKEVKNGKQLSESLTKNTHFPPIVSQMLAVGEETGQIDTILVKVADFYEEEVATTIDGLSSIIEPIMIIVLGSVVGLIAASVMGPIASLSKNIGN from the coding sequence ATGGAAGAATTTACATATACCGCAACTAAAGATGGCAAAACTATAACCGGAACAGTATCCGGAAATAGCAAAGAAGCAGTTATTAATAGCCTAAAGAAACAGAGTTTGCATCCCATAATAGTCAAAAAGAAAAAGTCAAAGAATGGCTTCAATATTAAGCTTGGACAAAAGGTTGGCCTTAAAGATTTGGCGGTTTTTACTCGGCAACTGTCAACCATGGTTTCTGCTGGAGTTCCATTATCGCGTGCTTTGGCAACACTTCAAGCCCAGGCATCGAATAAATACTTCAAGGATGTAATAGGCGACATCGGCAAGAATGTTGAAGGAGGACTTCCTTTATCTGACGGTTTCGCAAAATATCCAAATATATTCTCAGAGGTTTACGTGAGCATGGTTCGTGCTGGTGAAGCTGGAGGAATCCTTGAAGACATACTCAAAAGGCTGGCATCGCAAATAGAGCGCGATTCCAGTATGCGAAAAAAGATAAAAAGCGCTATGACCTACCCTGTTGTGATCTTAGTCGTTACAGTGATATCGTTCTTTGGAATAATGATCCTGATAATACCAAAGATTAGTAAAATACTAACCGATCTAGGTGGTGAAGACGCTGAACTCCCAATTTATACTAGGGCAATGTTATCGATAAGCGACTTTGTGCGAACCCAGGCACCACTAATAATTATAGTTTCAATTATATGTGTAATAATTGTAAGACGCTATATCAAAACACCAAAAGGTAAGTATAAATTTCATGCTTTACTCCTCAGGCTACCAATTATAAATACAATAATTATTAAGGTTGCAATAGCACGTTTCGCAAGAACTTTTGCATCATTAATGTCTGCAGGAGTTGGTGTTTTAGATGCCCTTGAAGTTACGGGTGCTGCAATCGGCAATAAAGTCTTTCAAAGAGAACTTGAGGAAGCCTCTAAGGAAGTAAAAAACGGTAAACAACTATCAGAAAGCCTGACTAAAAATACACATTTTCCACCAATAGTTTCTCAAATGCTGGCCGTCGGTGAAGAAACTGGACAAATTGACACTATACTGGTGAAAGTTGCTGACTTTTATGAAGAGGAAGTAGCAACTACTATTGATGGATTAAGTTCAATAATTGAGCCGATAATGATAATTGTACTAGGAAGTGTCGTTGGGTTAATAGCCGCTAGTGTTATGGGTCCAATTGCTTCACTTAGTAAAAATATTGGCAATTAA
- a CDS encoding type II/IV secretion system protein, whose protein sequence is MRISDELMEKFLQRSSQITTDELATMRQQSVDGNESLQDLAVKSNLISENELTKLYSKEIDVPFADFNPKDIPVEVLQQIPERLAKQYKAIVFGVDQAGNQLVAMEDPDDIEAVNLLQKQLGSDIKIHIAPKNNIQSALDQYQGNISNELTKVIDSEASEDSESEKVKVEDIAEDSPIAQTVNLLIEYAIKAGASDIHIEPREDYVSVRYRVDGVLREANKLPKKVMASLVSRIKILSNLKIDERRAPQDGRFKIQISSRLYALRVSTLPVMDGEKVVMRILDESTKALGLEDLGYWDGALEAINHAIVQPYGMILVTGPTGSGKSTSLFSILSILNKPSVNISTVEDPVEYRVIGANQTQVNPVAGMTFVNGLRALLRQDPNIIMVGEIRDGETADLAIQAALTGHLVFSTLHTNNAATSLPRLLDMEIEPFLIASTIRAVVGQRLIRRLCVECKEQYSPDEKTLGQLKDSFHIDSPEKFAWIHQLEMSAISSGIGVSDQDNKKARDTSSPSTSESEVTQLWRAHDGGCDVCSHTGYKGRMGIYEVLENTNDIQKLIVGNATSEVIEAQAIKEGMLTMQMDGLIKALRGQTSIEEILRVTREA, encoded by the coding sequence ATGCGTATATCAGACGAATTAATGGAGAAATTCCTCCAACGATCTTCACAAATAACCACCGATGAACTGGCGACTATGCGTCAACAATCAGTAGATGGTAATGAGTCGTTGCAAGATCTCGCAGTAAAAAGCAACTTAATATCTGAAAACGAATTAACAAAATTGTATTCTAAAGAAATTGATGTTCCATTTGCAGATTTCAATCCCAAAGACATTCCTGTTGAGGTTCTTCAGCAAATACCTGAAAGACTCGCCAAACAATATAAAGCTATAGTTTTTGGAGTAGATCAAGCAGGAAACCAGTTAGTGGCCATGGAAGATCCTGATGATATCGAAGCTGTTAACTTATTACAAAAACAACTCGGCTCTGATATAAAAATCCATATTGCGCCAAAAAATAATATTCAGTCAGCACTCGATCAATATCAAGGAAATATAAGCAATGAACTAACTAAAGTTATTGATAGCGAAGCAAGCGAAGATAGTGAATCTGAAAAAGTTAAGGTAGAAGACATAGCTGAAGATTCCCCGATAGCTCAAACAGTAAATCTACTCATTGAATATGCTATTAAAGCAGGTGCAAGCGATATCCATATAGAACCTAGGGAAGATTATGTATCTGTTAGATACCGTGTGGATGGGGTATTAAGAGAAGCCAACAAACTACCAAAAAAAGTCATGGCTTCGTTAGTTTCACGCATAAAAATCCTTTCAAACCTAAAAATCGATGAAAGACGTGCGCCTCAAGATGGTAGATTTAAGATTCAAATTAGTAGCAGACTATATGCACTACGTGTATCAACTCTGCCTGTAATGGATGGCGAAAAGGTCGTAATGCGTATTCTAGATGAATCGACAAAAGCTCTTGGACTTGAGGATTTAGGATACTGGGACGGGGCATTAGAGGCAATAAACCATGCAATTGTTCAGCCTTATGGAATGATTCTAGTAACAGGCCCAACTGGGTCAGGTAAGTCCACAAGTTTATTTAGCATTTTGAGTATTTTGAATAAACCTTCCGTCAACATATCAACCGTAGAAGACCCAGTTGAATATCGAGTAATTGGCGCAAATCAAACCCAAGTAAACCCAGTAGCAGGTATGACATTTGTCAATGGACTACGCGCGCTTCTTCGCCAAGACCCTAACATTATCATGGTTGGAGAGATTCGTGACGGAGAAACAGCCGATCTGGCAATTCAGGCTGCTCTTACAGGACACCTGGTATTCTCCACCCTACACACCAACAATGCCGCGACTTCACTACCTCGCCTTCTAGATATGGAGATTGAACCGTTCTTAATTGCATCTACCATTAGGGCTGTTGTTGGCCAAAGGCTTATTAGGAGATTATGTGTTGAGTGTAAAGAACAATACTCGCCAGACGAAAAGACTCTAGGGCAACTTAAAGATTCATTTCATATCGATAGCCCTGAAAAATTTGCCTGGATACATCAACTAGAGATGTCAGCCATTAGTTCGGGAATTGGAGTTTCCGATCAAGACAATAAGAAGGCCAGGGATACGAGTAGCCCGTCAACAAGTGAATCTGAAGTTACACAATTATGGCGTGCTCATGATGGAGGGTGTGATGTATGTAGTCACACCGGATATAAAGGACGCATGGGAATTTATGAAGTATTAGAAAATACAAATGATATTCAAAAACTAATAGTCGGGAACGCAACAAGTGAAGTTATTGAGGCACAAGCAATTAAAGAAGGTATGTTGACAATGCAGATGGATGGACTGATTAAAGCATTGCGCGGACAAACAAGTATTGAGGAAATTCTAAGAGTGACTAGGGAGGCATAA
- the recA gene encoding recombinase RecA produces the protein MEKGSKVVDKKVSKTQDDGKTQALNLALDNIEKQFGKGSIMRLGDAHKVSIECIPTGSLALDLALGGGLPKGRIIEVYGPESSGKTTIALHAIAEIQKTGGTAAFIDAEHALDPAYAKKLGVNVESLLISQPDNGEQALEITETLVRSNAVDLVVVDSVAALVPRAEIEGDMGDSHMGLQARLMSQALRKLTGVINRSKTTVIFINQIRMKIGVMFGNPETTTGGNALKFYASVRMDIRRVSQIKQGDEIIGNHCRVKVVKNKIAPPFRQAEFDIMYNKGISRSGDVLDLAVDKGIVDKSGAWFAYGGSKIGQGREATKKYLEDNPKIMEEIASKVTEASSQE, from the coding sequence GTGGAGAAGGGGAGTAAAGTGGTAGACAAGAAAGTTTCAAAAACGCAAGATGATGGAAAAACTCAGGCACTAAACCTAGCCTTAGATAACATAGAGAAACAATTTGGTAAGGGCTCAATTATGCGCTTGGGTGATGCTCATAAAGTTTCTATTGAATGTATCCCAACAGGAAGCTTGGCACTAGACTTAGCATTAGGTGGTGGCTTGCCAAAAGGTAGAATTATTGAGGTGTATGGCCCAGAAAGTTCCGGAAAAACAACCATTGCTTTGCATGCAATTGCAGAAATCCAGAAAACTGGTGGTACAGCAGCCTTTATTGACGCCGAACACGCTCTTGACCCAGCGTACGCCAAAAAATTAGGTGTTAATGTTGAAAGTCTCTTAATATCACAGCCAGATAACGGAGAACAAGCTCTAGAGATTACCGAAACACTTGTTCGATCTAATGCCGTTGACTTGGTGGTTGTTGATTCTGTCGCAGCCCTTGTGCCACGTGCAGAAATAGAAGGTGACATGGGCGATAGTCATATGGGATTGCAGGCTCGTTTGATGAGTCAGGCATTGCGTAAACTAACAGGTGTCATCAATCGATCAAAAACCACAGTTATATTTATCAACCAAATTCGTATGAAGATTGGTGTAATGTTTGGCAATCCAGAGACTACTACCGGTGGTAATGCACTTAAGTTTTATGCTTCTGTACGTATGGATATTCGTCGAGTTAGCCAAATCAAACAGGGCGATGAGATAATAGGCAATCATTGTCGAGTCAAAGTTGTTAAAAATAAAATCGCCCCACCTTTTAGGCAAGCAGAGTTTGATATCATGTACAATAAAGGAATTAGTAGATCAGGGGATGTTTTGGATTTAGCGGTAGATAAAGGAATTGTCGATAAATCTGGTGCTTGGTTTGCTTATGGTGGTAGCAAGATTGGGCAAGGACGTGAAGCCACCAAGAAGTATTTAGAAGACAATCCAAAGATTATGGAAGAAATTGCTAGTAAGGTGACTGAAGCCTCATCCCAGGAGTAG
- a CDS encoding alpha/beta hydrolase, protein MKKAVLLHGTDGSPKKIWFPWLKHQLEENGYEVFAPELPQNHTPNKIVYDKFLKNSGWDFANNILVGHSSGATTALNLLSSDWFPKVKATVLVGAFLNERLLKSVSPDWYDSRQFERLFKDEYDAGVLKVKGGKIYFVHGSDDPYCSIDDAKDLCNQVEGTFITIPNGGHLSASWNTTEVPQIIDQLKVDSVL, encoded by the coding sequence ATGAAAAAGGCAGTGTTGTTGCATGGAACTGATGGGAGTCCAAAAAAAATATGGTTTCCTTGGCTAAAACATCAACTAGAAGAAAATGGTTATGAGGTTTTTGCGCCAGAACTTCCGCAAAACCATACCCCAAACAAAATTGTTTATGATAAGTTTCTAAAAAATTCCGGTTGGGATTTCGCTAACAATATATTGGTTGGCCACTCCTCAGGGGCTACCACTGCATTGAACCTTTTGAGCTCTGATTGGTTTCCTAAGGTTAAGGCGACCGTGTTAGTTGGAGCATTTCTTAACGAGAGGCTACTTAAGTCTGTATCTCCGGACTGGTACGATAGCAGGCAGTTTGAGCGCTTGTTTAAAGACGAATACGACGCAGGTGTATTAAAGGTTAAGGGTGGCAAAATATATTTTGTTCACGGTAGTGACGATCCGTATTGTAGCATTGACGATGCTAAAGATCTCTGTAATCAAGTCGAGGGAACATTTATAACAATACCAAACGGGGGTCACCTATCGGCTTCATGGAACACAACTGAAGTACCTCAAATTATTGACCAGCTTAAGGTCGACAGTGTCTTATGA
- a CDS encoding RecX family transcriptional regulator — MKITSIKQQVKRADRYSIYVDDKYSFSLSEQELLSIKIKVGQEVTKLELKELLNKAEDDKAYMRVLDYLSRRPRSRWEVGQYLLRKGHNDNTITKILNRLSERGYIDDNKFAESWVRSRRALKPISKRKLRYELQQKHISKSIVQTALEQDHTDEQLVLSDLIARKRQQTRYQDEQKLKAYLVRQGFGFDDINVVIREHQ; from the coding sequence ATGAAAATAACAAGTATTAAACAGCAGGTTAAGCGAGCAGATCGTTACTCAATATATGTTGATGACAAATATTCATTTAGCTTGTCTGAACAGGAACTATTAAGTATCAAGATTAAAGTTGGTCAAGAAGTTACAAAATTAGAATTAAAAGAGCTATTAAACAAAGCAGAAGACGATAAAGCTTATATGAGGGTATTAGATTATCTGTCTAGACGACCAAGAAGTAGGTGGGAGGTGGGACAATACTTATTAAGAAAGGGTCATAACGACAACACAATCACAAAGATACTTAACAGGTTAAGTGAGAGGGGTTATATAGATGATAATAAGTTTGCCGAAAGTTGGGTACGTAGCCGTCGAGCACTCAAACCAATAAGTAAGCGCAAACTAAGGTATGAACTACAACAAAAACATATTTCAAAATCTATTGTTCAGACAGCTTTAGAACAAGACCATACAGATGAACAACTTGTTTTAAGTGATTTAATAGCAAGAAAACGCCAACAAACTAGATATCAAGATGAGCAAAAGCTAAAAGCATATTTAGTTCGTCAAGGATTTGGCTTTGATGATATTAACGTAGTTATTAGAGAGCATCAATAA
- the tsaE gene encoding tRNA (adenosine(37)-N6)-threonylcarbamoyltransferase complex ATPase subunit type 1 TsaE, producing MKLELVSNNEARTRLIASQVGAKLKGGECIELISDIGGGKTTFVRGLVKGAGSKSHVSSPTFSISKLYKTKRFNIVHFDFYRLEEVDLIEYEVEESILDDTTVIIVEWSEAIRHVLPEDRLQLTIKPIDENKRLLSFVAPDRLEYLINDCLMS from the coding sequence ATGAAACTAGAATTGGTATCAAACAATGAAGCGAGAACACGATTAATAGCTAGTCAGGTCGGGGCTAAATTAAAAGGCGGTGAATGCATTGAGTTAATTTCAGACATTGGTGGTGGCAAGACTACTTTTGTTAGGGGGTTAGTAAAGGGTGCTGGAAGCAAAAGCCACGTTTCTAGCCCGACATTTTCTATAAGTAAACTATATAAAACCAAGAGATTTAATATTGTACACTTTGATTTTTATAGACTTGAAGAAGTGGACTTGATTGAGTATGAAGTTGAAGAGTCTATTTTAGACGACACTACAGTTATTATTGTTGAATGGTCGGAAGCTATCAGACATGTCCTACCCGAGGACCGGTTGCAGTTAACTATTAAGCCTATAGATGAAAACAAGAGATTATTATCTTTTGTGGCTCCTGATAGGTTGGAATATCTAATTAATGATTGCTTAATGTCATAA